One genomic window of Chanos chanos chromosome 13, fChaCha1.1, whole genome shotgun sequence includes the following:
- the LOC115826809 gene encoding cytochrome P450 2K1-like, whose product MAVVEELLQFPCMSTVLSAVLFLLFFYLILSSSSTLTQGKEPPGPKPLPILGNLLLLDLKRPYMSLCELSKKYGSVFTVFFGPKKVVVLAGYKTVKQALVNCGEEFGDRDVTPVFHDLNQGYGILFSNGENWKAMRRFALSNLRDFGMGKKRSEAKIIEETLYLREVFKKFEGKPFDTTQPVNYAVSNIISAIVYGNRFDYNDPQFKAMVNRANENIRIVGSPSLQVYNLFPSLGPWLKNWKLLMNNVESNVKEMKELVKGLQATLNPQDCRGFVDVFLTRKQSAEELGEKDSLFHDSNLIYTIANLFAAGTDTTGTTLRWGFLLMAKYPHIQDRVQEEIDRVIGGRQPVVEDRKNLPYTDAVIHEIQRLANIVPMSLPHTTSCDVNFEGFFIKKGTCVFPLLTSVLRDESEWETPYTFNPAHFLDEQGRFRKRDAFMPFSAGRRVCLGESLARMELFLFFTSFLQHFRFTPPPGVSEDELDLTPAVGFTLNPSPHQLCALSRS is encoded by the exons ATGGCTGTGGTTGAAGAGCTTCTACAGTTTCCATGCATGAGCACAGTCCTTTCTGCTGTGctgttccttctgtttttttaccTCATACTTTCTAGCTCCAGCACCCTGACACAAGGAAAGGAACCTCCAggacccaaaccactgcctaTTCTTGGCAACTTGCTACTCCTGGATCTCAAAAGACCTTACATGAGCCTTTGTGAG CTCTCGAAGAAATATGGatcagttttcactgtgttcttCGGGCCCAAGAAAGTGGTTGTTTTGGCTGGATACAAGACTGTAAAGCAAGCTCTTGTGAACTGTGGAGAGGAGTTTGGAGACAGAGATGTTACTCCTGTATTTCATGATTTGAACCAAGGTTatg GCATCCTCTTCTCAAATGGAGAAAACTGGAAAGCGATGAGGCGCTTTGCCCTCTCTAATCTGCGGGATTTTGGCATGGGCAAAAAAAGGAGTGAGGCGAAAATTATTGAGGAGACCTTGTACCTGAGAGAAGTGTTTAAGAAGTTTGAAG gGAAACCATTTGATACAACCCAACCCGTAAATTATGCTGTATCCAATATCATCTCAGCCATTGTGTATGGCAACAGATTTGACTACAATGACCCTCAATTCAAAGCTATGGTAAACCGAGCCAATGAAAACATCAGAATTGttggctctccctctctgcag GTCTACAACCTCTTTCCCTCACTGGGCCCATGGCTGAAGAACTGGAAACTACTCATGAATAATGTTGAGAGTAATGTCAAGGAAATGAAGGAACTGGTGAAAGGTTTGCAGGCAACACTGAATCCTCAGGATTGCAGAGGCTTTGTTGACGTCTTCCTTACCCGTAAACAGAGTGCAGAG gaatTGGGAGAGAAAGACTCACTTTTCCATGACAGTAACCTCATTTACACGATTGCTAACCTATTTGCTGCGGGGACAGACACTACTGGCACGACACTGCGCTGGGGATTTCTGCTTATGGCCAAGTACCCACATATACAGG ACCGGGTCCAGGAAGAGATTGACAGGGTGATTGGCGGTCGGCAGCCAGTGGTGGAAGACAGGAAGAACTTACCTTATACAGATGCAGTGATCCATGAAATTCAGAGACTGGCCAATATTGTACCCATGAGTCTCCCTCACACCACAAGCTGTGATGTTAATTTTGAAGGCTTTTTCATCAAGAAG ggaacttgtgtgtttcctctgctgACGTCTGTGTTAAGGGATGAGAGTGAATGGGAGACCCCTTACACCTTTAACCCAGCACATTTCCTGGACGAGCAGGGTCGGTTTCGTAAGAGAGATGCCTTCATGCCCTTCTCTGCAG GCCGAAGAGTATGCCTAGGTGAGAGTCTTGCCAGAATGGagcttttcctcttcttcaccTCCTTCCTGCAACATTTCCGCTTCACTCCTCCTCCAGGGGTGTCTGAGGATGAACTGGACCTCACCCCTGCCGTGGGGTTCACGTtaaacccctccccccaccagcTGTGTGCACTGAGTCGATCGTGA